AGAAAAAACGTTTCAATTTGCGTCAAATTTTTCTTGACATCAGCCCCTAACTTCTTTATAAATATGAAGTTCTGTAAAAATACTCGAAGGAGCATTGGATGAAAACCTTTATGGCAAAAAAAGAAGACACGGAACGCGGCTGGTATGTCATTGATGCCGAAGGCGCTACGCTGGGACGCCTTGCAGCAAAGATCGCCGTCCTGCTGACCGGGAAAAACAAACCGACCTATACGCCGCATGTCGATACGGGGTCTTTCGTGATCATCGTCAATGCGGAAAAGGTCCGGCTGACGGGACGAAAATTAGATCAAAAAAACTACTATCATTACAGCGGCTATCAGGGAGGTCTGAAACAGATCACGGCAGGGAAGCTTCTGGAAAAACATCCCGACCGTCTGATTCGTTTTGCCGTACGGGGGATGCTGCCGAAGAACCGCCTGGGTCGGGCCATGCTGAAAAAACTGAAAATCTATGCCGGACCGGAACACAAACACACCGCGCAGAAACCGGAATCATATTCGGTGACATCATAAACGAGGGAGGCCAAGCAGAATGAATCAGGAGCGTATCTACGCCACGGGAAAAAGAAAGAATGCCGCCGCGAGGGTCTATCTTTCGGAAGGTACGGGGCGGATGATCATCAATCGTAAAGAAATGAAGGAATACCTCGGAGGGCGTGAGACGCTCCACATGATGGTCCAGCAGCCCTTTGAATTGACCGAGACCGTCGGTAAATTTGATGTACTGGTCAATGTAACCGGCGGGGGAATTTCCGGACAGGCCGGCGCCATCCGTCACGGGATTTCCCGGGCACTTTCTCTTCAGGACGGTTCCAACCGGGCCGTGCTGAAAAAAGCCGGACTGATCTCCCGGGATCCGCGGAAGAAAGAACGGAAAAAACCGGGACAGCCGAAAGCAAGGAAAAAGTTCCAGTTCTCGAAACGTTAAAACAAAAAAAGGCCTTCGGGCCTTTTTTTTTGAGGTCTTCGCCATGATCAAGATCGCCATTGCCGGCGCCACGGGATATACGGGATCGGAACTCCTCCGGATCCTCCATCATCATCCGGAAGCCTCGGTTATCAGGATCACATCGGAACGGAGCGCCGGCTGCCATATCACGGAAATT
The Deltaproteobacteria bacterium genome window above contains:
- the rpsI gene encoding 30S ribosomal protein S9 — encoded protein: MNQERIYATGKRKNAAARVYLSEGTGRMIINRKEMKEYLGGRETLHMMVQQPFELTETVGKFDVLVNVTGGGISGQAGAIRHGISRALSLQDGSNRAVLKKAGLISRDPRKKERKKPGQPKARKKFQFSKR
- the rplM gene encoding 50S ribosomal protein L13, encoding MKTFMAKKEDTERGWYVIDAEGATLGRLAAKIAVLLTGKNKPTYTPHVDTGSFVIIVNAEKVRLTGRKLDQKNYYHYSGYQGGLKQITAGKLLEKHPDRLIRFAVRGMLPKNRLGRAMLKKLKIYAGPEHKHTAQKPESYSVTS